A genomic stretch from Sphingobacterium sp. ML3W includes:
- the ligD gene encoding DNA ligase D, producing MMPLEEYHKKRDFKTTSEPEGKQNESTTKLKFVVQRHAATRLHYDFRLEMEGVLKSWAVPKGPSLNPSDKRLAMMVEDHPYEYRRFEGSIPQGNYGAGEVEIWDEGTYEPLEKITGKTDDLIMRAELHKQSLKVILHGKKLKGEFALVKIKNTAEENAWLLIKHKDKYSVSEDYDAEEHISKNSKVTAYLQKKTSKKKNETAESLKHYKNYAQSLSQEKKLPGFIRPMLCKTSDIPFDDKDWAFEIKWDGYRAIADLRNEVIQLYSRNGLDFSISFKKIADSLKIQKHEMVLDGEIVAYDDKGKPNFQWLQRIGEQNIDLVLIYQVFDLLSLNGHSTENLSYLQRKELLKEALAENEIIQYHDHILEKGKDFFQAAEDMGLEGIIAKKLDSTYKENTRSSEWLKIKIHKSDEAVICGFTEPKGARKQFGSLILGKYLEDELVFCGHSGTGFTDKLLRELYQKMQQLRVKESAFKVTPKTNSRATWLRPEMVAEIKFTELTKDHIYRHPVFLRLREDIDPLEVKFTTDVPDKKTKMESKIPRKAPEKDQVKKIGKQQVLLTNQKKLYFPEDRVSKGDIVDYYQRISKFILPHLRNRPQSLNRFPNGIGGLSFYQKDADEHTPNWVTLEKVYSETNDKYLDYIICNDKETLAYLNNLGCIELNVWTSRVQKAEFPDYLVLDLDPSEKNTFEDVIEVALVVKEVLDRIGIVGYPKTSGSSGIHVYIPMGGKYTYDQVKGFGHILMQLVQEKLPELTTLERSLQKRDKKKIYLDYLQNRRAQTLASVYSIRPKPGAPVSAPLEWAEVKKGLRPTDFNIFNMAERLKDKGDLFKPVLAKGIDLLKALSKFENQSYL from the coding sequence ATGATGCCATTAGAAGAATATCATAAAAAGAGAGATTTTAAGACAACTTCCGAACCGGAAGGCAAACAGAACGAAAGTACCACAAAATTAAAATTTGTGGTTCAACGTCATGCCGCAACACGTCTGCATTACGATTTCCGGTTGGAAATGGAAGGAGTTCTTAAAAGCTGGGCCGTTCCAAAAGGTCCTTCCCTTAATCCATCAGACAAGAGATTGGCAATGATGGTGGAAGATCATCCCTATGAATATAGAAGATTTGAAGGAAGTATTCCCCAAGGAAATTACGGTGCCGGAGAAGTTGAAATTTGGGATGAAGGAACTTATGAACCATTAGAAAAAATAACTGGAAAAACTGACGATCTGATCATGCGTGCTGAATTGCATAAACAATCTTTAAAAGTTATTTTACATGGTAAGAAGCTGAAAGGTGAGTTCGCGCTGGTAAAAATAAAAAACACCGCAGAAGAGAATGCATGGCTGCTCATTAAGCATAAAGACAAGTATTCTGTTTCCGAAGATTATGATGCCGAAGAGCATATTTCAAAAAATTCTAAAGTCACAGCTTATCTTCAGAAGAAGACCAGCAAAAAAAAAAATGAAACTGCCGAAAGTCTGAAGCATTATAAAAATTATGCGCAGTCACTTTCCCAGGAAAAGAAATTACCCGGTTTCATCAGACCCATGTTATGTAAAACAAGCGATATACCTTTCGATGACAAAGACTGGGCTTTTGAAATAAAATGGGATGGATACAGGGCTATAGCGGATCTGCGAAATGAAGTTATTCAGTTATATTCCAGAAACGGACTAGATTTTTCAATATCCTTTAAAAAAATTGCTGATTCACTCAAAATTCAAAAACATGAGATGGTACTCGATGGTGAAATCGTTGCCTATGATGATAAAGGAAAGCCCAATTTCCAATGGTTGCAGCGGATTGGGGAACAAAACATAGATTTGGTGCTAATATATCAGGTTTTCGATCTGTTATCGTTGAACGGGCATTCGACTGAAAATCTTTCTTATTTGCAACGGAAAGAATTATTAAAAGAAGCCTTAGCAGAAAACGAAATTATCCAGTATCACGACCATATCCTTGAAAAGGGGAAAGATTTTTTTCAAGCTGCTGAAGATATGGGGTTGGAGGGTATTATTGCTAAAAAACTGGACAGTACATATAAAGAGAATACCAGAAGTTCGGAGTGGCTGAAAATAAAAATTCATAAAAGCGACGAAGCGGTGATCTGCGGATTTACGGAACCTAAGGGGGCTAGAAAGCAATTTGGATCACTTATTTTAGGAAAGTATTTGGAGGATGAGCTGGTTTTTTGTGGACATAGCGGAACTGGATTTACGGATAAACTCCTCCGAGAGTTATACCAGAAAATGCAACAACTGAGGGTGAAAGAATCGGCATTTAAAGTAACACCCAAGACTAATTCCAGAGCAACCTGGCTTAGACCTGAGATGGTCGCCGAGATCAAGTTTACCGAGCTTACAAAGGATCATATTTACCGGCATCCTGTTTTTTTAAGATTAAGAGAAGACATTGATCCACTAGAGGTTAAATTTACGACAGACGTACCTGATAAAAAAACTAAAATGGAATCTAAAATACCGAGAAAAGCCCCTGAAAAAGATCAAGTGAAGAAGATTGGCAAGCAGCAGGTGCTCCTTACCAATCAGAAAAAGCTATATTTTCCCGAAGATAGAGTTAGCAAGGGAGATATTGTTGATTATTATCAGCGTATTTCTAAGTTTATTCTGCCCCATCTTAGAAACCGTCCCCAGTCACTCAATCGTTTTCCGAATGGCATTGGAGGATTAAGTTTTTATCAGAAAGATGCGGATGAACATACACCTAATTGGGTGACATTAGAGAAAGTATATTCTGAAACTAATGATAAATACCTCGATTATATTATTTGTAATGATAAAGAAACATTGGCATACCTCAACAATTTAGGGTGTATTGAGCTTAATGTGTGGACCAGCCGTGTACAAAAAGCTGAATTTCCCGATTATCTAGTACTCGATCTTGACCCCTCCGAAAAAAATACATTTGAGGACGTCATAGAAGTGGCTCTAGTTGTGAAAGAAGTGTTGGATAGAATAGGTATTGTAGGATATCCAAAAACTTCAGGAAGCTCCGGTATTCATGTCTATATACCTATGGGAGGGAAATATACCTATGACCAGGTGAAGGGTTTTGGACATATACTCATGCAATTGGTTCAGGAGAAACTTCCTGAGCTTACCACATTAGAAAGAAGCCTTCAAAAAAGGGACAAAAAGAAAATCTATCTGGATTATCTACAGAATAGAAGAGCGCAGACCTTGGCGAGTGTGTACAGTATACGCCCAAAACCCGGTGCACCTGTTTCTGCTCCTTTAGAATGGGCTGAAGTTAAAAAAGGTCTTCGCCCAACTGATTTCAATATCTTCAATATGGCCGAACGTTTAAAAGACAAAGGAGACTTGTTCAAACCTGTATTAGCAAAAGGCATAGACCTTTTAAAAGCACTATCCAAATTTGAAAATCAATCATATTTGTAG
- a CDS encoding Ku protein: MRAIWNGAIGFGLVNIPIKLYSASESSTLDLDMLDKKDFSNIKYKRVNENTNKEVAWENIVKGYKIEDKYIVLEDADFEAVSPEKSKILSIIQFVKEDEVDPALFETPYFLEPQKNGEAAYRLLLEALQKTKMAGIGSFILREREILCMIRPYENKVLMVNRMRYPEEMRNYSELKIPSGKAPKPEELKMAETLIKSLAETFDPSKYRDTYNEDLLKIIKQKAKGKNVKPKETKEPAGKATDLMAMLKASLESGKRKVG; the protein is encoded by the coding sequence ATGAGGGCAATCTGGAATGGAGCAATAGGTTTTGGGTTGGTGAATATACCGATCAAACTATACTCGGCTAGTGAATCGAGTACTTTGGATTTGGATATGCTGGACAAAAAAGATTTCAGCAATATCAAATACAAAAGGGTAAATGAAAATACCAATAAAGAAGTAGCCTGGGAAAATATAGTAAAAGGCTACAAAATAGAAGACAAATATATTGTACTGGAGGATGCCGATTTTGAGGCTGTAAGCCCTGAAAAATCTAAAATCTTAAGTATTATTCAGTTTGTAAAGGAAGATGAAGTGGACCCTGCACTTTTCGAAACACCTTATTTTCTGGAGCCTCAAAAAAATGGCGAAGCGGCCTATAGACTATTACTGGAAGCACTACAGAAAACCAAAATGGCAGGAATAGGTTCATTCATTCTAAGAGAAAGGGAGATCCTGTGTATGATTCGCCCTTACGAAAATAAAGTTCTGATGGTGAACAGAATGCGGTATCCTGAAGAAATGAGAAATTATAGTGAGTTGAAAATTCCATCAGGAAAAGCGCCAAAACCCGAAGAACTGAAAATGGCAGAAACCTTAATTAAATCATTAGCCGAGACTTTTGATCCTTCAAAGTACAGAGACACCTACAATGAGGATCTGCTGAAAATTATAAAACAGAAAGCAAAGGGTAAAAACGTAAAACCTAAGGAAACCAAAGAACCCGCAGGAAAAGCGACGGATCTTATGGCAATGCTGAAAGCAAGTCTCGAGTCTGGAAAAAGAAAAGTAGGGTAG
- a CDS encoding transposase, with product MGYENLLSFEEKWSKKYPLAAKSWLDNWTNLSTFFQYEEQVRKIIYTTNSIEGMHRQIRKIIKPSEASS from the coding sequence ATGGGCTATGAAAACCTGCTGTCTTTCGAGGAAAAATGGAGTAAGAAATATCCACTTGCCGCCAAATCCTGGTTGGATAACTGGACCAATCTTTCCACTTTCTTTCAGTACGAGGAACAGGTTCGCAAAATTATATACACGACAAATTCGATCGAGGGAATGCATCGTCAGATACGAAAAATCATTAAACCGAGCGAAGCGAGCTCATGA
- a CDS encoding SPFH domain-containing protein, with product MIYLGILIFFGLITLFASFYTVKQESAAVVERLGKFLKVSHAGLHLKIPFFDQISKRLNLRIKQLDVIIDTKTLDNVFVKMKVSVQYQVIRENVRDAYYRLENPENQITSYVFDVVRAEVPKTKLDDVFVRKDDIAIAVKSELQEAMQSYGYDIIKALVTDIDPDEQVKHAMNRINAAEREKTAAEYESEAQRIRIVAVAKAEAESKKLQGQGIADQRREIARGLEESVKMLNAANINAQEASALIVVTQHYDTLNAIGANSRSNLVLLPNSPTAASSMLNDLVVSMAATQKIDEYNKNQSPELPKNRGQQE from the coding sequence ATGATATATTTAGGAATTCTAATCTTTTTCGGACTTATTACCTTATTTGCTTCCTTTTATACTGTAAAACAAGAATCTGCAGCTGTGGTAGAAAGGTTAGGTAAATTTTTGAAAGTAAGCCACGCCGGTTTGCATTTAAAAATTCCGTTTTTTGATCAAATCTCCAAACGCCTGAATCTTAGAATAAAGCAATTGGATGTCATTATCGACACCAAAACGTTGGATAATGTTTTCGTAAAGATGAAAGTTTCTGTTCAGTATCAGGTGATCAGAGAGAATGTAAGAGACGCTTATTATCGTCTAGAAAATCCTGAGAATCAGATTACGTCTTATGTTTTTGATGTTGTGCGTGCTGAAGTTCCAAAAACAAAATTAGATGACGTTTTTGTAAGAAAAGATGATATTGCCATTGCCGTAAAAAGTGAATTGCAGGAAGCGATGCAAAGTTATGGTTACGATATTATCAAAGCTTTAGTGACAGATATCGATCCTGATGAACAGGTAAAACACGCCATGAACAGAATCAACGCTGCCGAACGTGAAAAGACTGCTGCAGAATATGAATCCGAAGCGCAAAGAATCCGAATTGTTGCTGTTGCAAAAGCTGAAGCAGAATCTAAAAAGCTTCAAGGACAAGGTATTGCAGACCAGAGAAGGGAGATTGCAAGAGGACTGGAAGAATCTGTGAAAATGCTCAATGCGGCTAATATCAACGCTCAGGAAGCCTCTGCTTTAATTGTGGTTACTCAACATTATGACACGCTGAATGCTATTGGAGCCAATAGCAGAAGCAATTTGGTTTTACTTCCGAACTCGCCGACGGCTGCAAGCTCCATGCTAAATGATTTGGTTGTCTCCATGGCAGCAACACAAAAAATAGACGAATATAATAAAAATCAATCACCTGAACTTCCAAAAAATAGAGGTCAGCAGGAATAG
- a CDS encoding GNAT family N-acetyltransferase, whose product MINWIITLKDDPKMIGTIGYYHIKPEHYRTEIGYMLLPNFQGRSYVTEAIAEVVKYGFKRMKLHSIEAVVDPIIHYFSLINRLHIANHKSCKKSKSIS is encoded by the coding sequence ATGATTAACTGGATAATCACATTAAAAGATGATCCTAAAATGATTGGAACTATAGGTTATTATCATATTAAACCTGAGCATTATAGGACAGAAATTGGCTATATGTTACTTCCAAACTTCCAGGGACGGAGTTATGTCACTGAAGCTATCGCTGAGGTCGTCAAATATGGCTTTAAGAGAATGAAACTTCATTCGATTGAAGCAGTAGTTGATCCGATAATTCACTATTTTTCTCTCATTAACCGTTTGCATATTGCCAATCATAAGTCCTGTAAGAAATCTAAAAGTATATCGTGA
- a CDS encoding helix-turn-helix domain-containing protein, whose product MKSSKLTYYYYRIPSPQEFETVFSHFYFAENRTETTITKTLLPSFQTIMVFNFGEPAFLISKQKTKIKVGKCIVLGPIKSAFEYGIPPNSNILVLNFKDDSFYRFFGKAFLSNHLPIHPDEAMEENCFTSLWAQLNSIDGVQEKVAHILNFCQPYLNFQNVTSNLLASFKSDTINPIKSIAEKVRQSERNIQLIHKKHFGFSAKEIIRYNRFFKAIELIQQIDFSNEKVNWFEIIDKCGYYDQSQLIHDFKHFINLSPKNYLKFQQDICQATGK is encoded by the coding sequence ATGAAATCCAGTAAACTAACATATTATTATTACAGAATTCCCTCTCCTCAAGAGTTTGAAACAGTATTCTCACATTTTTATTTTGCGGAAAATAGAACTGAAACAACAATAACCAAAACACTTTTACCATCTTTCCAAACCATCATGGTTTTTAATTTCGGAGAGCCTGCATTTTTGATTTCCAAGCAAAAAACGAAAATCAAAGTTGGAAAATGTATTGTTTTGGGACCTATTAAGTCCGCATTTGAATACGGTATCCCTCCAAACTCCAACATATTGGTTCTCAATTTCAAAGATGATTCATTCTACCGTTTTTTTGGCAAAGCATTTTTATCTAATCATTTGCCGATTCATCCCGATGAAGCAATGGAAGAAAATTGTTTTACTAGTCTATGGGCACAATTGAATAGTATAGATGGTGTACAGGAAAAGGTGGCTCATATTCTCAATTTCTGCCAGCCTTATCTCAACTTTCAAAATGTAACGTCTAATCTATTAGCTAGTTTCAAATCAGATACAATAAATCCAATCAAGTCTATTGCAGAAAAAGTACGGCAAAGTGAAAGAAACATTCAATTGATTCATAAAAAGCATTTTGGTTTCAGCGCCAAGGAGATCATCCGTTATAATCGTTTCTTTAAAGCGATTGAATTGATTCAACAGATAGATTTTTCCAATGAAAAGGTAAACTGGTTTGAAATTATCGATAAATGCGGCTATTATGATCAAAGCCAGCTTATTCACGACTTTAAACATTTTATTAATCTTTCGCCTAAGAACTACCTAAAGTTCCAGCAGGATATCTGTCAAGCTACCGGCAAATAG
- a CDS encoding NAD(P)H-dependent oxidoreductase, which translates to MKHLITYAHPNQESLNGQFKQAIEKILEQQKQDVIVRDLYTLGFDPVLSLEDMTGQRKGIVNELIKKEQEYISWADILTFIYPIWWTGMPAIMKGYIDRVFSYGFAYRYDQGIQKGLLTGKQAIILNTHGKSNEEYSTIGMDKALLLTSDKGIYTYCGFQVKEHFFFDKADRATPEIVEIWLSKIRDVYTKIGSQLSNC; encoded by the coding sequence ATGAAACATCTTATTACTTATGCCCATCCAAATCAGGAAAGTCTGAATGGTCAGTTTAAACAAGCTATTGAAAAAATTCTAGAACAACAAAAACAGGATGTAATCGTCAGAGATCTTTACACGCTCGGATTTGACCCTGTGCTGTCTCTGGAAGATATGACAGGTCAACGAAAAGGCATTGTCAATGAACTTATTAAAAAAGAGCAGGAATATATTTCTTGGGCAGATATACTCACCTTTATCTACCCAATCTGGTGGACCGGTATGCCGGCGATTATGAAAGGATACATTGACAGGGTATTTAGTTATGGATTTGCCTATCGTTATGATCAGGGTATACAAAAAGGGCTATTAACTGGAAAACAAGCGATAATTCTCAATACGCATGGAAAATCCAATGAAGAGTATAGCACTATCGGTATGGATAAGGCATTACTACTGACATCCGATAAAGGTATCTACACCTATTGTGGATTTCAGGTCAAAGAGCATTTCTTTTTTGATAAAGCCGATCGTGCCACTCCTGAGATCGTTGAAATATGGCTTTCTAAAATCAGAGATGTATATACTAAAATAGGCTCTCAACTTTCTAATTGTTAG
- a CDS encoding phosphodiester glycosidase family protein, whose product MKIITSFILSLLLLFMLSCKEKIKNEDQFVIYQVSPDKGNVKLYWKNNDHTILRSIARLKKEVEARNETLLFAMNGGMFEPDNSPKGLYIDNFKMLKSIDTLKGNGNSYLPRNGIFYLTRNNQTVIVKTQKFRQSTEIRYATQSGPMLLMNGEINPIFQKDSKNLNIGNGVGILGNGDLLFVLPKEEISFYNLARFFKESGCKNALYLDGFVSRAYLPEKNWV is encoded by the coding sequence ATGAAAATTATAACCAGTTTTATCCTCTCACTCCTTCTCCTCTTCATGTTATCCTGTAAAGAAAAAATAAAAAATGAAGATCAGTTTGTAATTTATCAAGTAAGCCCTGATAAAGGAAATGTAAAATTGTATTGGAAAAATAATGATCATACCATTCTAAGAAGTATTGCTCGGCTGAAGAAAGAAGTTGAAGCTAGGAACGAAACATTATTGTTTGCCATGAATGGTGGAATGTTTGAGCCCGACAATTCCCCGAAGGGTCTTTATATCGATAATTTTAAAATGCTAAAATCAATTGATACATTAAAAGGCAACGGAAACTCCTACCTTCCTCGAAATGGAATATTCTACCTGACGAGAAATAATCAGACAGTAATTGTTAAAACTCAAAAATTCAGACAGAGCACGGAAATCAGGTATGCTACTCAATCTGGACCGATGCTACTCATGAACGGAGAAATAAATCCCATTTTTCAAAAAGATTCTAAAAATCTGAATATAGGGAATGGTGTAGGCATTTTGGGAAATGGGGATCTCCTCTTTGTCCTGCCCAAAGAAGAGATCAGTTTTTATAATCTTGCACGATTTTTTAAGGAATCAGGATGCAAAAATGCACTATACCTAGATGGTTTTGTTTCCAGAGCCTATCTTCCTGAGAAAAACTGGGTATAA
- a CDS encoding nitronate monooxygenase, protein MWNDTKLTRLLGIDLPIVQGPFGGKISSTDLAAIVSNSGGLGSYGCQPFYANEIIAISEEIREKTNKPFNLNLWVKSQDDNIGDFNELTLREVTQLFQPYFNEAGIEPPPFPLHDSPSFENQIEAIFAIRPAVFSFVYGIPTVDILEKCRQLNIKTVGAATTLDEAIAIENSGIDAVVATGFDAGGHRVSFLNKAEESLIGTFSLIPQIADHVRIPVIAAGGIADYRGVRAAFSLGADAVQIGTAFLATQESGASQTYRQKLFSVEARYTTLTKIFTGRLSRAIKNRLTEELKDYQEQLAPYPFQGKIVGKLGAYPANTESDPELKSFWSGQAASILKFHRAKDLIENIITEMATFE, encoded by the coding sequence ATGTGGAATGACACAAAACTTACTCGGTTACTAGGCATTGATTTGCCTATTGTTCAAGGACCTTTCGGGGGAAAAATATCATCTACGGATCTCGCTGCTATCGTGTCCAACAGTGGAGGGTTAGGATCTTATGGTTGTCAACCTTTTTATGCAAATGAAATTATTGCAATTTCAGAAGAAATTAGGGAAAAGACCAACAAGCCTTTCAATCTCAATCTTTGGGTAAAAAGTCAGGATGATAATATTGGGGATTTTAATGAACTTACCCTTCGGGAGGTAACTCAACTATTTCAACCCTATTTTAATGAAGCAGGAATAGAGCCACCCCCGTTTCCACTCCATGATAGTCCGTCTTTTGAGAATCAAATTGAAGCTATTTTCGCAATAAGACCAGCAGTATTTAGTTTCGTTTATGGCATACCCACAGTAGATATTTTAGAAAAATGCCGCCAATTGAATATCAAAACTGTAGGGGCAGCTACCACATTGGATGAAGCTATTGCCATTGAAAATTCGGGAATTGATGCCGTAGTCGCTACAGGCTTTGATGCCGGTGGGCATCGAGTCTCATTTCTAAATAAAGCTGAGGAAAGTCTCATAGGTACATTTTCCTTGATCCCTCAGATCGCCGATCATGTCAGGATTCCAGTTATAGCTGCAGGTGGTATCGCTGATTATCGAGGCGTAAGAGCCGCTTTTTCACTGGGTGCAGATGCTGTCCAGATTGGGACAGCATTTTTGGCTACCCAAGAATCAGGTGCAAGTCAAACCTATCGGCAGAAATTATTCTCAGTTGAGGCACGATATACCACGCTAACCAAAATATTTACCGGAAGATTATCGCGAGCAATCAAAAATAGATTGACAGAAGAATTGAAGGATTATCAGGAACAATTGGCTCCGTACCCTTTTCAGGGCAAGATTGTGGGAAAACTTGGTGCATATCCCGCAAATACAGAGTCTGATCCCGAACTGAAATCATTTTGGTCAGGGCAGGCCGCATCAATTTTAAAGTTCCATCGGGCCAAAGATTTAATTGAGAATATCATTACTGAAATGGCAACATTCGAATAA
- a CDS encoding Crp/Fnr family transcriptional regulator, translating into MSEILRDQFQKIIAIQPEEFDYILGHFIYKKFKKHQFLVQDGQHVTFDYFLLSGCVKSYYSDENGKMHILLFALKDWWITDYEAYYYQKNAIVNIDCLEDTEVLCLSNDNREKLCREFHQIEHFFRKKTNRRNVALQNRVLSLLSSSAKQRYEKFLLEYPSLVQKLPKHILASYLGVSRETLSRLYSTK; encoded by the coding sequence ATGAGCGAAATTCTAAGAGATCAGTTTCAGAAGATTATTGCTATCCAGCCTGAAGAATTTGATTACATATTAGGTCACTTTATATATAAAAAATTTAAAAAACATCAGTTTTTAGTACAAGATGGCCAACATGTTACTTTCGATTATTTTTTGCTTTCAGGTTGCGTGAAATCTTACTATAGTGATGAAAATGGAAAGATGCATATTTTACTTTTTGCATTAAAAGATTGGTGGATTACCGATTATGAAGCCTATTACTACCAGAAAAATGCGATTGTCAATATTGATTGCTTAGAAGATACCGAAGTACTGTGCCTGAGTAATGATAATAGAGAAAAACTATGTCGTGAGTTCCATCAGATCGAACATTTCTTTCGAAAGAAAACCAATCGTAGGAATGTTGCCTTGCAGAATCGGGTCCTTTCTTTGTTGAGTAGTAGTGCAAAACAGCGTTATGAAAAATTTCTATTAGAGTATCCATCGCTTGTACAGAAACTACCAAAGCACATTTTAGCATCTTATCTTGGCGTTAGCCGGGAAACCCTTAGCCGACTTTATTCCACAAAATAA
- a CDS encoding serine hydrolase domain-containing protein has protein sequence MKALLTCIFCSLISLSLFAQVQKNKNDHFAAIDSVLDQVLSDHHVAGFAVAVVKGNKVIYSKGFGYRDIVNKKPVTPNTLFAIGSSSKAFTASLLGLLRQDGKLTFEDKAVTLLPKLKFYSDEMDNQIILRDLMAHRTGLSRYDLSWFLFNSDNKDSLITRVKYMKPSSPVRMKWYYNNFMYLAQGMIVERLSGKTWEKNIQERFFNPLEMMRSNTDIQTFQRDSNASLPYTVSKDNMIKQIDYYNINGMGPAGSMNSSVNDMANWLKIWLNGGRFNGKVILPIDYISEAASSQMVMDAALPDKHKDIFLSNYGLGWMIGSYRGHYQVEHGGNINGFSANVAFFPTDSLGIVVLTNQNVSKVPTIVRNSIADRLL, from the coding sequence ATGAAAGCCCTATTAACCTGTATTTTTTGCTCATTGATTTCTCTTTCGCTATTTGCCCAAGTACAAAAAAATAAAAATGATCACTTTGCAGCTATTGATTCGGTGTTAGACCAGGTTTTAAGCGATCATCATGTAGCTGGTTTTGCAGTCGCGGTGGTGAAAGGGAATAAGGTCATTTATAGTAAAGGATTTGGCTATCGTGATATCGTCAATAAGAAACCTGTCACACCCAATACGCTTTTTGCCATAGGTTCCAGCTCCAAAGCTTTTACAGCTTCATTGTTAGGTTTGTTGAGGCAGGATGGTAAACTGACGTTTGAGGATAAGGCTGTAACACTACTTCCTAAGTTGAAGTTCTATAGTGATGAGATGGATAATCAGATCATTCTTCGGGACCTCATGGCGCATAGGACGGGTTTGTCAAGGTATGATTTATCCTGGTTTCTATTTAATAGCGATAACAAAGATAGTCTGATAACACGTGTTAAGTATATGAAACCTAGTTCGCCTGTACGGATGAAATGGTATTATAATAACTTTATGTATTTGGCACAAGGAATGATTGTTGAACGATTAAGTGGTAAAACTTGGGAGAAAAATATACAGGAAAGGTTTTTCAACCCTTTAGAGATGATGCGTTCCAATACGGATATCCAGACATTTCAAAGAGATAGTAACGCTTCGTTACCCTATACTGTCTCTAAAGATAATATGATTAAACAGATTGATTATTACAATATTAATGGGATGGGACCAGCTGGAAGTATGAACAGTAGTGTTAATGACATGGCCAACTGGCTAAAGATTTGGCTCAATGGCGGTCGTTTCAATGGGAAAGTTATACTGCCAATAGATTATATTAGTGAGGCTGCAAGTTCTCAAATGGTTATGGACGCAGCATTACCGGACAAACACAAAGACATTTTCCTCTCCAATTATGGTTTAGGCTGGATGATTGGTTCCTACAGAGGGCATTATCAAGTAGAACACGGTGGTAATATAAATGGTTTCTCTGCAAATGTTGCATTTTTTCCAACTGATTCTCTGGGAATAGTGGTATTGACTAATCAAAATGTTTCTAAGGTTCCCACTATCGTAAGGAATTCTATTGCGGATAGGCTACTTTAA